In the Alteromonas sp. M12 genome, one interval contains:
- a CDS encoding phosphoadenylyl-sulfate reductase, with the protein MPNAVFQNSAENAHAADWINSLDTEQFAELNADLEKQTPQQRVVWALKHLPGEHIVSSSFGAQSAVMLHLLSQEYADIPVVLTDTGYLFPETYKFIDELTVRLKLNLKVYRAPESAAWQEARHGLLWEQGIEGIEKYNKMNKVLPMQQALKELKVGTWFAGLRRSQSDSRENLNVLQRLNGQTKVYPIIDQSNKALHQYLKAHDLPYHPLWEKGFVSIGDWHTSKALEAGMSEQDTRFFGLKRECGLHEFGDGI; encoded by the coding sequence ATGCCTAACGCAGTATTCCAAAATTCAGCCGAAAATGCTCATGCAGCAGATTGGATTAACAGTCTAGACACTGAGCAATTCGCTGAGCTTAATGCAGATCTTGAAAAACAAACACCTCAACAACGGGTGGTTTGGGCGCTCAAGCATCTGCCAGGTGAGCACATCGTTTCGTCTAGTTTTGGTGCTCAATCAGCGGTAATGTTACATTTATTATCTCAAGAATATGCCGATATTCCTGTTGTCTTAACTGATACCGGTTATCTTTTTCCTGAAACCTACAAATTCATTGATGAGTTAACAGTGCGATTAAAGCTTAATTTGAAAGTGTATCGGGCTCCAGAGTCCGCTGCATGGCAAGAAGCTCGTCACGGATTATTATGGGAACAAGGTATCGAAGGTATTGAGAAATACAACAAGATGAACAAGGTTCTACCTATGCAGCAGGCTTTGAAAGAGCTGAAGGTTGGAACTTGGTTTGCTGGTTTAAGACGTTCTCAGTCAGACTCTCGTGAAAACTTAAATGTGCTGCAAAGATTAAACGGACAAACCAAAGTTTATCCAATTATTGATCAGTCAAACAAAGCACTGCATCAGTACTTAAAAGCACATGATCTGCCTTACCATCCACTTTGGGAGAAAGGTTTTGTGTCTATTGGTGACTGGCATACTTCGAAAGCTTTGGAAGCTGGTATGAGTGAGCAAGATACGCGTTTCTTTGGATTGAAGCGCGAATGTGGGTTGCATGAGTTTGGTGACGGCATTTAG
- the cysI gene encoding assimilatory sulfite reductase (NADPH) hemoprotein subunit: MVSDKKFIVEGKLAENERIKGDSNFLRGTIAQDLKDDLTGGFTADNFQLIRFHGMYQQDDRDIRAERAKQKLEPLQNVMLRARLPGGIISPKQWLAIDKFAEEHSLYGSIRLTTRQTFQFHGVLKPHIKMMHQMLDKVGIDSIATAGDVNRNVLCTSNPVESAVHQEAYEWAKKISEHLLPKTRAYAEIWLDGEKVETTENEPILGNNYLPRKFKTTVVIPPHNDIDVHANDLNFVAIAENGKLVGFNVLVGGGLAMTHGDHSTYPRKADDFGYIPLDKTLDVAAAVVGTQRDWGNRVNRKNAKTKYTLERVGVENFKAEVEARAGIEFAQSRPYEFTSRGDRFGWVEGVDGKYHLTVFIENGRILDYPGKTLKTGCAEIAKIHTGDFRLTANQNLVIAGVPAEQKQEIESLARTHGLISDDVSNQRLDSMACVSLPTCPLAMAEAERYLPDAVTEIEGLLAKHNVADRSIIFRVTGCPNGCGRAMLAEVGLVGKGPGKYNFHLGGDRQGTRIPKMYKENISEQEILAHLDELIGRWAKEGNQDEGFGDFLIRAKVIAPVVNSAKDFYA; this comes from the coding sequence ATGGTTTCCGATAAAAAGTTTATAGTTGAAGGTAAATTGGCAGAAAACGAGCGTATTAAAGGCGATAGTAACTTTTTGCGCGGGACGATTGCCCAAGACCTTAAAGACGATTTGACCGGTGGCTTTACCGCTGACAATTTTCAGTTAATTCGATTCCACGGTATGTATCAGCAAGATGACCGTGATATTCGTGCTGAACGAGCGAAACAAAAACTAGAGCCATTACAAAATGTGATGTTGCGCGCACGTTTACCTGGAGGAATTATTTCTCCAAAACAATGGTTAGCAATCGACAAGTTTGCAGAAGAGCATAGCCTTTACGGCAGTATTCGTTTAACTACTCGTCAAACGTTTCAGTTCCATGGTGTATTAAAACCACACATTAAAATGATGCACCAAATGCTTGATAAAGTGGGGATTGATTCAATCGCCACCGCTGGCGATGTAAATCGGAACGTGCTGTGCACGTCAAATCCAGTGGAGTCTGCAGTACATCAAGAGGCGTACGAATGGGCTAAGAAAATTAGTGAACATTTGCTGCCTAAAACGCGCGCTTATGCTGAAATTTGGTTGGATGGAGAAAAGGTCGAAACGACTGAAAATGAACCCATTCTAGGAAATAACTATTTACCGCGTAAATTTAAAACGACAGTGGTTATTCCACCGCATAACGATATTGACGTGCATGCAAATGACCTTAACTTTGTGGCCATTGCTGAAAACGGCAAACTAGTTGGTTTTAACGTATTAGTGGGCGGCGGCTTAGCCATGACCCATGGTGATCACTCTACTTATCCTCGTAAGGCTGATGACTTCGGTTATATCCCATTGGATAAAACCTTGGATGTCGCAGCTGCTGTTGTTGGTACTCAGCGGGACTGGGGGAATCGTGTTAACCGTAAAAACGCGAAAACCAAATACACTCTTGAACGTGTTGGGGTTGAGAACTTTAAAGCTGAAGTTGAAGCTAGAGCGGGCATTGAGTTTGCGCAAAGCCGTCCGTATGAGTTTACTTCTCGTGGAGATCGTTTCGGTTGGGTTGAAGGCGTTGATGGCAAATACCATTTAACCGTTTTCATTGAAAACGGCCGTATTCTAGATTACCCAGGGAAAACCTTAAAAACAGGCTGTGCTGAAATTGCTAAAATTCACACTGGTGATTTTCGTTTAACCGCGAATCAAAATCTGGTTATTGCTGGCGTGCCTGCTGAGCAAAAACAGGAAATTGAATCTTTAGCCAGAACTCATGGCTTGATTTCAGATGACGTGAGTAATCAACGATTAGATTCCATGGCTTGTGTTTCATTGCCGACTTGTCCTTTGGCAATGGCGGAAGCTGAACGTTATCTGCCTGATGCGGTAACGGAAATCGAAGGTTTGCTAGCAAAACATAATGTCGCTGACCGCAGCATAATATTCCGTGTCACTGGTTGTCCTAATGGATGTGGTCGAGCCATGCTTGCAGAAGTTGGTTTGGTTGGAAAAGGCCCTGGTAAATACAATTTCCACCTCGGTGGCGATCGTCAGGGTACGCGTATCCCCAAAATGTACAAAGAAAATATTAGCGAGCAAGAGATTTTAGCTCACCTCGACGAACTTATAGGTCGTTGGGCTAAAGAAGGTAACCAAGACGAAGGTTTTGGTGACTTTTTGATTCGCGCTAAAGTCATCGCTCCGGTTGTTAATTCAGCCAAGGATTTTTATGCCTAA
- a CDS encoding assimilatory sulfite reductase (NADPH) flavoprotein subunit, with protein sequence MSSKNNQALVPTAVINESQWQQINSAIAPLNNDQLTWMSGYLAGLAHQQTGGQVVAPAATGAVVEKQLTILYGSQTGNAKGVAQDYKEKAEHAGLKVNLLSMADYKAKQLKSETHLLIVVSTHGEGDAPDDAVELHEFVGSKKAPKLPELNFAVVGLGDSSYEFFCQTAKDFDARLEALGAKRITPRVDCDVDYETVTNAFFDQIAIQLKEEFAASQAQVAPVAGAVVSTSGTASKSEYSKKNPFTATLLESQKITGRDSIKDIRHIEISLEESGIQYQPGDALGIWFTNDEALVDELLKLVAVDENETVVVGKDTLSVKQALIEKFELTLSYPTFVKSYLESAPNEKLQALFDDKAKLREYLADKQIVDIVTDFPAKISAEQLARALRPITPRLYSIASSQAEVDDEVHLTVAMVEYDVNGNVRQGSASNFLGKRLEEGQELKVFVEHNNNFRLPQNPETPVIMVGPGTGIAPFRAFMQQRAEDDAEGKNWLFFGNPSFTQDFLYQTEWQRFVKDGVVDKVSLAFSRDQEQKIYVQHRILENGAELFDWLEQGAHFYVCGDATHMAKDVHDALLTVVQEHGGKSEEDAEAYLTEMRRSKRYQKDVY encoded by the coding sequence ATGTCTTCAAAGAACAATCAGGCACTTGTGCCAACTGCTGTTATTAACGAATCACAATGGCAACAAATTAATAGCGCCATCGCGCCGCTAAACAATGACCAGCTTACTTGGATGAGCGGCTATTTGGCGGGTTTAGCACATCAACAAACCGGTGGACAAGTCGTTGCACCTGCTGCAACTGGTGCCGTTGTTGAAAAGCAACTTACAATTCTTTATGGATCACAAACTGGCAATGCCAAAGGTGTTGCCCAAGACTATAAAGAAAAGGCAGAACATGCTGGTTTGAAAGTCAACTTACTGAGTATGGCTGACTACAAAGCTAAGCAGTTGAAAAGTGAAACTCATCTACTTATCGTGGTCAGTACTCACGGTGAGGGCGATGCGCCAGATGATGCAGTTGAATTACATGAGTTTGTTGGCAGTAAAAAGGCACCTAAACTGCCAGAATTAAATTTTGCTGTAGTTGGCTTAGGTGATAGCAGTTATGAATTCTTCTGCCAGACCGCAAAAGACTTTGACGCTCGTCTTGAAGCCTTGGGCGCCAAACGCATTACTCCAAGAGTCGATTGTGACGTAGATTACGAAACTGTAACCAACGCATTTTTTGATCAAATAGCCATTCAGTTAAAAGAAGAATTTGCCGCTAGTCAAGCGCAAGTTGCACCTGTCGCTGGGGCTGTAGTTAGTACTTCTGGAACGGCAAGCAAATCAGAATATTCTAAGAAAAATCCATTTACGGCTACTTTATTAGAAAGTCAAAAAATCACTGGGCGAGATTCAATTAAAGATATTCGTCATATCGAAATTTCTCTTGAAGAATCAGGTATTCAATATCAACCAGGTGACGCATTAGGAATTTGGTTTACCAATGACGAAGCGCTAGTTGACGAATTATTGAAGCTCGTTGCTGTTGATGAAAATGAAACCGTGGTGGTTGGCAAGGATACTCTTAGCGTTAAACAGGCGTTAATCGAAAAATTTGAGTTAACCTTGAGTTATCCTACATTTGTGAAGAGCTATTTAGAGTCTGCTCCGAATGAAAAATTACAAGCATTATTCGATGATAAAGCGAAGCTAAGAGAGTATTTAGCGGATAAGCAAATTGTTGATATTGTGACTGATTTCCCAGCAAAAATTAGCGCTGAGCAGCTGGCTAGAGCACTCAGGCCCATTACCCCAAGACTGTATTCAATCGCTTCGAGTCAAGCAGAAGTAGATGATGAAGTGCACCTTACTGTTGCAATGGTTGAATATGACGTCAATGGCAATGTGCGCCAAGGTTCAGCTTCCAACTTCTTGGGGAAACGCCTAGAAGAAGGTCAAGAGCTCAAAGTGTTTGTCGAACATAACAATAACTTCCGTTTACCACAAAACCCAGAAACACCGGTGATCATGGTTGGTCCAGGCACAGGAATCGCTCCGTTTAGAGCTTTCATGCAACAGCGTGCAGAAGATGATGCCGAAGGTAAAAACTGGTTGTTCTTTGGAAATCCAAGTTTTACTCAAGACTTCCTATATCAAACGGAATGGCAACGTTTTGTTAAAGATGGCGTGGTAGACAAAGTTAGTTTGGCATTCTCCCGTGACCAAGAGCAAAAGATTTATGTACAGCACCGCATTTTAGAAAATGGTGCTGAGTTATTTGATTGGCTAGAGCAAGGCGCGCATTTTTACGTATGTGGTGACGCGACCCACATGGCTAAAGATGTTCATGATGCACTTTTGACTGTTGTTCAAGAACACGGTGGTAAAAGTGAAGAAGATGCTGAGGCGTATTTAACCGAAATGCGTCGTAGTAAGCGTTATCAGAAGGATGTGTACTAA
- a CDS encoding TIGR04219 family outer membrane beta-barrel protein: MKHRVKSLILAASVVAVPAQADTLLGLYVGAQGWNMDTEGGFANDADITRFNFDTETKSSFYAALEHPIPLLPNIKVRQTTLDTSGDITLNSTFTFNGEIFSVDTALTTEVDMSNTDFILYYELFDNDLVSFDFGINGKYVDGEIFVRETADASNFAREEFSGVVPMVYSKLYIGLPFTGLGVYAEGSYLAIDDHSLSDYEIALAYEFIDNLAIDMTLQLGYRATSLELEDLDDIYSDLEFSGAFAGIEIHF; this comes from the coding sequence GTGAAACATAGAGTCAAATCATTAATTTTAGCCGCATCCGTAGTCGCTGTACCTGCCCAAGCAGATACTCTACTCGGTTTGTATGTGGGTGCCCAAGGCTGGAATATGGATACCGAAGGTGGATTTGCCAACGATGCTGATATAACCAGATTTAATTTTGATACTGAAACTAAGTCGAGTTTTTATGCCGCATTAGAGCATCCGATCCCGTTGTTACCGAATATCAAAGTTCGTCAAACAACCCTAGATACCAGTGGCGATATTACACTAAATAGCACATTCACTTTTAATGGTGAGATTTTTAGTGTAGACACGGCGCTGACCACGGAAGTGGATATGAGCAATACCGACTTTATTTTGTATTACGAATTATTTGATAACGATTTGGTTAGTTTTGATTTCGGCATCAATGGGAAATACGTAGACGGTGAAATATTTGTTAGAGAAACGGCGGACGCCTCTAACTTTGCCAGAGAAGAGTTTTCTGGTGTTGTGCCTATGGTGTATTCAAAACTTTACATTGGCCTACCTTTTACCGGCTTAGGGGTTTACGCAGAGGGCAGTTATTTGGCGATAGATGACCACTCTTTGAGTGATTATGAAATCGCGTTAGCTTACGAATTTATAGACAATTTGGCGATTGATATGACGCTACAACTGGGCTACAGAGCGACTTCTTTAGAGTTGGAAGATCTAGATGATATCTACTCAGATTTAGAGTTTAGTGGTGCATTTGCCGGGATCGAAATACACTTCTAA